One stretch of Aquimarina sp. Aq107 DNA includes these proteins:
- a CDS encoding glycosyltransferase family 2 protein — MNKQNISIVISLFNEEESVIHFWNSLESVLISMPKRSFELIWVNDGSTDGTQRLIDEIRKEKSLNNIKNISIEFSKNFGHESAMIAGIDNASGDAIICIDSDGQHPPEEIPKMIEAYNSGNDIVLMQRSQREDNGYFKKKFSKIFYKVINYLSAIKFEENSTDFFLISNRIKVILASNFRDRNRFIRGFIQSLGFSKSKLSFNAPARKYGESNYSYIMLLKLAFNAIFSFSNKPLRISIFLSIIFILFTIGMIVYTLYTYLNGTTAPSGYNTIIIFMSASFSILFVTLSILSLYFEKLIQEMRKRPIYIIKQKND; from the coding sequence ATGAACAAACAAAATATCTCAATAGTAATATCATTGTTTAATGAAGAGGAGAGTGTGATTCATTTTTGGAATTCGTTGGAGAGCGTATTGATTTCCATGCCTAAAAGAAGTTTTGAACTAATATGGGTAAATGATGGAAGTACGGATGGAACGCAGAGGTTAATTGATGAAATAAGAAAAGAAAAATCATTGAATAATATTAAAAATATTAGCATTGAATTTTCTAAAAATTTTGGACATGAATCTGCTATGATAGCCGGGATTGATAATGCATCTGGTGATGCAATTATTTGTATTGATTCTGATGGGCAACATCCTCCTGAAGAGATACCTAAAATGATTGAAGCATATAACAGTGGAAACGATATTGTATTAATGCAGCGTTCACAGCGTGAAGATAATGGATATTTTAAGAAGAAGTTTTCAAAAATATTTTATAAGGTAATAAATTATTTGTCGGCTATTAAATTTGAAGAAAATTCTACTGATTTCTTTTTAATTTCTAATCGTATTAAAGTTATACTTGCCTCTAATTTCAGGGATCGTAATAGATTTATACGTGGGTTTATACAATCATTAGGTTTTTCTAAAAGTAAATTATCGTTCAACGCACCTGCGAGAAAATATGGAGAGAGCAACTATTCTTATATTATGTTACTTAAGTTGGCGTTTAATGCAATATTTTCTTTTTCTAATAAGCCATTAAGAATTAGTATTTTTTTATCGATTATTTTTATTTTATTCACTATCGGCATGATAGTATATACTTTGTATACATATTTAAATGGAACTACAGCTCCGTCTGGATATAACACTATAATCATTTTTATGTCTGCTTCATTTTCTATTTTATTTGTTACGCTTTCTATCTTGTCACTTTATTTTGAGAAATTAATACAAGAAATGCGTAAGAGACCTATTTATATTATTAAACAAAAAAATGATTAA
- a CDS encoding Gfo/Idh/MocA family protein produces MKNKNFAIMGVGGYIAPRHLKAIKDTENNLIAALDKFDSVGVIDSYFPQSHFFVEFERFDRHIEKLKRRRNIQLDYVSICTPNYLHDSHIRMALRRGASAICEKPLVLNPWNIDTLVEIEKESEGKVNTILQLRLHPSIIALKEKVDNGPKDKIYDFDLTYLTSRGNWYHASWKGDVSKSGGIATNIGVHFYDMLSWVFGKVKGNKVHLLTDDSASGFLEFEKARVRWFLSINYDNIPEDIKAQGKRTYRSITIDNKEIEFSTGFTELHTRSYESILEGNGYGLLDAKTSIQIVHDIRNAEIVSLKGDYHPFVKKVI; encoded by the coding sequence ATGAAAAATAAGAACTTTGCAATTATGGGTGTTGGGGGTTATATAGCTCCAAGGCACTTAAAAGCAATTAAGGATACAGAGAATAATTTGATAGCTGCATTGGATAAATTTGATAGTGTTGGTGTTATTGATAGTTATTTCCCTCAATCACATTTTTTCGTGGAATTTGAACGTTTTGATAGACATATAGAGAAATTAAAGAGAAGAAGAAATATTCAACTTGACTATGTTAGTATTTGTACACCAAATTATTTGCATGATTCTCATATTAGAATGGCATTAAGAAGAGGAGCTAGTGCAATATGTGAGAAACCATTGGTTCTTAATCCTTGGAACATTGATACATTGGTTGAAATTGAAAAAGAATCTGAAGGGAAAGTAAATACTATTTTACAATTGAGATTGCATCCAAGTATTATAGCATTAAAGGAGAAGGTAGATAATGGTCCTAAAGACAAAATTTATGATTTCGACTTAACCTACTTAACTTCTCGAGGTAATTGGTATCACGCTTCTTGGAAAGGAGATGTTTCTAAATCTGGAGGAATAGCAACAAATATTGGAGTTCATTTTTACGATATGTTATCTTGGGTTTTTGGAAAGGTTAAAGGAAACAAAGTTCATTTATTAACAGATGATAGTGCTTCTGGATTTTTAGAATTCGAAAAAGCTAGAGTTCGTTGGTTTTTGTCTATTAATTACGACAATATTCCCGAAGATATAAAAGCACAAGGGAAAAGAACATACCGTTCAATTACCATTGATAATAAAGAAATAGAGTTTAGTACAGGGTTTACAGAGTTACATACACGTAGTTATGAGAGTATATTAGAAGGTAATGGTTATGGGCTTTTGGATGCTAAAACCTCAATACAAATTGTCCACGATATTAGAAATGCTGAAATTGTTTCTCTAAAAGGAGATTATCACCCTTTTGTAAAGAAAGTAATTTAG
- a CDS encoding acyltransferase, whose protein sequence is MDKNYFAHETSVVDDGCFIGEGSKIWHFSHIMPNSVIGRKCNIGQNVVISPKVILGDNVKVQNNVSLYTGVVCDDNVFLGPSCVFTNVTNPRSAIDRKKEYAKTHVGKGATIGANATIVCGNNIGMYAFIGAGTVVTKEVKPYALVVGNPAKQIGWMSEYGHRLDFDTDDIAICPESKEKYELISGNVFKI, encoded by the coding sequence ATGGATAAGAATTATTTTGCTCATGAAACGTCAGTGGTTGATGATGGATGTTTTATTGGAGAAGGTAGTAAAATATGGCACTTTTCTCATATTATGCCTAATTCCGTAATAGGTAGAAAATGTAACATAGGACAAAATGTTGTGATTTCACCGAAAGTAATTTTGGGAGATAATGTGAAAGTTCAAAATAATGTTTCTTTGTACACCGGAGTTGTTTGCGATGATAATGTTTTTTTGGGACCTTCTTGTGTTTTTACTAATGTTACAAATCCTAGAAGTGCTATAGATAGAAAAAAGGAATACGCCAAAACTCATGTAGGTAAAGGAGCTACTATCGGAGCTAATGCTACTATCGTTTGCGGTAATAATATTGGTATGTATGCATTTATAGGTGCTGGTACTGTTGTTACAAAAGAAGTGAAACCGTATGCCCTGGTTGTTGGGAATCCTGCTAAGCAAATAGGGTGGATGAGCGAATATGGACATAGGCTTGATTTTGATACTGATGACATAGCTATCTGTCCAGAAAGTAAAGAGAAATATGAACTTATCTCAGGAAATGTTTTTAAAATTTAA
- a CDS encoding tetratricopeptide repeat protein yields MFKNFTSKKFEIKILVAILIATFFIYINHFDNPFIFDDMHTVVNNDSIRTLDNWLVFFKDADTFSSLPGNRAYRPMITLMNAIDYNIAGKLDSNYYHSHIFLWFLVLIVLVFLLLKHIYKTSLTKNKFVGLTALFATAWFAFHAANAETINYICARSDSFSTLCIVASLILYINTTTRKWHLYLITMVIGIWTKQTGVMFFPILVSYVILFEEHEILSPSKKNILPKLLKIFKKTAPSGIIASSLFILNQYYLTPESTDSTNYFVTRFEYFSTQWYIITHYLSNFILPINLSADPDFTIIKPWYSFKTLFGLSIIIGMLFTMVKTSLKKELRPISFGIAWFFIALLPTTLNPLFQIANDHRMFFPFIGLFIAVPYGLLKVIEKQKTVEKEKKQNIYIISIIALILLGHGYGTTQRNKVWNSIESIWLDVVIKSPKNGRGQMNYGLTQMQKGNYDIALNYFNKAYSLSPNYYVLHINLAILHAAKKDYSKAEEYFNSAIKLSTSSPSADYYYAKFLFDQKKYLKAEKHVKIALQKSPNHTLSKNLLNNISKSLTKIQEEINSLKNQTKNTNDPIKLLDLSLKYYQIKEYKSVITTCEKILQIDPKNAFAYNNICSAYNQLQEWKLGAEACQKAIKLNPNYSLAKNNLKWATSNLKKINKE; encoded by the coding sequence ATGTTTAAAAATTTTACTTCAAAAAAATTCGAAATAAAAATCTTAGTAGCAATACTAATTGCTACTTTTTTTATATACATCAACCATTTCGACAATCCCTTTATCTTCGACGATATGCATACAGTCGTTAACAACGATTCTATAAGAACTTTAGATAATTGGCTCGTTTTTTTCAAAGATGCAGATACATTCAGTTCATTACCTGGAAATAGAGCGTATCGCCCTATGATCACATTGATGAACGCTATTGATTACAATATTGCAGGAAAATTGGACTCTAATTATTATCATTCCCACATCTTTTTATGGTTTTTGGTATTAATTGTATTAGTTTTTCTATTATTAAAACATATCTACAAAACATCTTTAACAAAAAATAAGTTTGTTGGACTAACTGCATTGTTCGCAACTGCATGGTTTGCATTTCATGCTGCAAATGCGGAAACTATTAATTATATATGCGCTAGGTCAGATTCTTTTTCGACATTATGTATTGTAGCTTCTCTCATTTTATACATAAATACTACAACTAGGAAATGGCACCTTTATCTTATTACTATGGTTATTGGAATATGGACAAAACAAACTGGAGTCATGTTTTTTCCTATTTTAGTATCTTATGTAATACTTTTTGAAGAACATGAAATTTTATCTCCTTCCAAGAAAAATATTCTTCCCAAGCTCCTAAAGATTTTTAAAAAAACTGCTCCTTCTGGAATTATAGCTTCTTCTCTCTTTATTTTAAATCAATATTACCTAACGCCGGAATCTACGGATTCTACTAATTATTTTGTTACAAGATTTGAATATTTCAGCACACAATGGTACATTATCACACATTATTTAAGCAACTTCATTTTACCCATAAACCTTAGTGCAGATCCAGATTTCACCATTATAAAACCTTGGTACAGCTTTAAAACACTATTTGGATTAAGTATAATAATTGGAATGTTATTTACAATGGTAAAAACATCTTTAAAAAAAGAATTAAGACCTATTTCATTCGGTATAGCTTGGTTTTTTATTGCTTTATTGCCTACAACTCTAAATCCTCTTTTCCAAATCGCTAATGACCATAGAATGTTTTTTCCTTTTATTGGGCTTTTTATTGCTGTCCCATATGGATTGCTAAAAGTTATTGAAAAACAAAAGACTGTTGAGAAAGAAAAAAAACAAAACATTTACATAATATCTATTATTGCTTTAATTCTTTTAGGCCACGGATATGGTACTACTCAAAGAAATAAAGTTTGGAATTCCATCGAGTCTATTTGGCTTGATGTAGTTATCAAAAGCCCTAAAAATGGAAGAGGACAGATGAATTATGGTTTGACTCAAATGCAAAAAGGAAATTATGATATAGCACTCAATTACTTCAATAAAGCCTATTCATTAAGTCCAAATTACTATGTTTTACATATAAATTTAGCAATTCTTCACGCTGCTAAAAAGGATTATAGTAAAGCTGAAGAATATTTCAATTCTGCAATTAAATTAAGTACAAGTTCTCCTTCTGCTGACTATTATTATGCAAAATTTCTTTTTGATCAAAAAAAATATTTAAAAGCTGAAAAGCACGTGAAAATTGCGCTTCAAAAAAGCCCTAATCATACGCTATCTAAGAACCTTTTAAATAACATTTCAAAAAGCTTAACTAAAATACAAGAGGAAATAAACTCATTAAAAAATCAAACAAAAAACACTAATGACCCTATAAAGCTTTTAGATCTAAGTTTAAAATATTATCAAATAAAAGAATATAAATCAGTTATAACAACCTGCGAAAAAATATTACAAATTGATCCAAAAAATGCTTTTGCCTACAACAATATATGTTCTGCCTATAATCAATTACAAGAATGGAAACTT